A region from the Drosophila takahashii strain IR98-3 E-12201 chromosome 2L, DtakHiC1v2, whole genome shotgun sequence genome encodes:
- the LOC123002952 gene encoding histone H1-like, which yields MSDSAVATSASPVAAPPAPVEKKVAAKKASGSAATKAKKTTAPPSHPPTQQMVDASIKNLKERGGSSLLAIKKYISATYKCDAQKLAPFIKKYLKSAVVNGKLIQTKGKGASGSFKLSASAKKDPKPKVASAEKKVKSKKVAAKKTGATAKKAATGAADKKPKAKKAVATKKTAEKKKTEKTKAKDAKKTGTVKAKPAATKAKSTAAKPKAAKAPKAKPAASAKPKKAVKKAAAPATAKKPKAKTTAAKK from the coding sequence ATGTCTGATTCTGCAGTTGCAACGTCCGCTTCCCCAGTGGCTGCCCCACCAGCGCCAGTTGAGAAGAAGGTGGCCGCCAAAAAGGCATCTGGATCCGCTGCTACAAAGGCAAAGAAGACCACTGCCCCGCCATCGCATCCGCCAACTCAGCAAATGGTAGACGCTTCCATCAAGAATTTGAAGGAGCGTGGCGGCTCATCGCTTCTGGCAATCAAGAAATATATCAGTGCCACTTATAAATGCGATGCCCAGAAGCTGGCTCCATTCATCAAGAAGTACTTGAAATCTGCCGTGGTCAATGGAAAGCTGATTCAAACAAAGGGAAAGGGTGCGTCTGGCTCATTTAAACTGTCGGCCTCCGCCAAGAAGGATCCCAAGCCAAAGGTTGCGTCTGCTGAGaagaaagtgaaaagcaaGAAGGTAGCCGCCAAGAAGACCGGAGCCACCGCCAAGAAGGCTGCCACGGGAGCTGCCGACAAGAAGCCCAAGGCTAAGAAGGCTGTTGCCACCAAAAAGACCGCCGAGAAGAAGAAAACGGAGAAGACGAAGGCCAAGGATGCCAAGAAAACTGGAACCGTAAAGGcaaagccagcagcaacaaaggccAAGTCGACGGCAGCGAAGCCGAAGGCGGCCAAAGCACCAAAAGCCAAACCAGCGGCGTCTGCTAAACCCAAAAAGGCGGTGAAGaaagcagctgctcctgctacCGCTAAGAAGCCGAAAGCCAAGACTACGGCTGCTAAGAAGTAA
- the LOC123002956 gene encoding histone H2B, translating into MPPKTSGKAAKKAGKAQKNITKTDKKKKRKRKESYAIYIYKVLKQVHPDTGISSKAMSIMNSFVNDIFERIAAEASRLAHYNKRSTITSREIQTAVRLLLPGELAKHAVSEGTKAVTKYTSSK; encoded by the coding sequence ATGCCGCCTAAAACTAGTGGAAAGGCAGCCAAGAAGGCTGGCAAGGCCCAGAAGAACATCACCAAGAccgacaagaagaagaagcgcaaGAGGAAGGAGAGCTACGCCATCTACATTTACAAGGTCCTGAAGCAGGTCCATCCTGACACCGGCATTTCGTCGAAGGCGATGAGCATCATGAACAGCTTTGTGAATGATATCTTCGAGCGCATTGCTGCCGAGGCCTCTCGTCTGGCTCACTACAACAAGCGCTCGACCATCACCAGTCGGGAAATCCAAACGGCTGTTCGCCTGCTCCTGCCCGGAGAGTTGGCCAAGCACGCCGTTAGTGAGGGAACCAAGGCTGTCACCAAATACACCAGCTCCAAGTAA